From Virgibacillus ihumii, the proteins below share one genomic window:
- the prpB gene encoding methylisocitrate lyase, with protein MPWIVNQSSTQEELAKQFKELIEKKDILQIPGAHDEMAALVAKKAGFSSLYLSGGAYTASVGLPDLGMITSTEMADRARGLVRAVNLPVLVDIDTGFGGVLNVARTAAEMVEAKVAAVQIEDQKLPKKCGHLNGKQLVAKEELAQKIRAIKEVAPSLVVVARTDAKAVEGMDSAIERANFYVEAGADAIFPEALQTEEEFRLFAGKLDVPLLANMTEFGKTPYFTAQEFQDMGFGMVIYPVTSLRVAAKAYERIFQLIMEEGTQKEGLSDMQTRQELYDTISLDEFEELDGNIAKTVLDE; from the coding sequence ATGCCGTGGATTGTCAACCAGTCGTCAACACAGGAAGAATTAGCAAAACAGTTTAAGGAACTAATCGAAAAGAAAGATATTTTACAAATTCCCGGCGCACATGATGAAATGGCTGCACTTGTGGCTAAAAAGGCAGGTTTTTCATCTCTATATCTGTCAGGTGGTGCCTACACAGCAAGCGTTGGGCTGCCTGATCTCGGCATGATTACTTCCACCGAGATGGCTGATCGTGCCAGGGGATTAGTCCGGGCTGTCAATCTGCCGGTGCTTGTTGATATTGACACCGGATTCGGCGGTGTACTGAACGTTGCACGTACTGCTGCTGAAATGGTCGAGGCAAAGGTGGCCGCCGTTCAAATAGAGGATCAAAAGCTCCCAAAAAAGTGCGGTCATTTAAATGGAAAACAGCTTGTTGCAAAAGAAGAACTGGCGCAAAAGATCAGAGCAATCAAGGAAGTGGCACCATCTCTAGTTGTTGTGGCGCGAACAGATGCCAAAGCAGTTGAAGGGATGGATTCGGCAATTGAGCGGGCTAATTTTTACGTGGAAGCAGGTGCGGACGCAATCTTCCCGGAAGCATTGCAAACGGAAGAGGAATTTCGTTTATTTGCAGGAAAGCTGGATGTACCATTACTCGCGAATATGACGGAATTTGGCAAGACCCCGTACTTTACCGCACAGGAATTTCAGGATATGGGATTCGGTATGGTAATCTATCCGGTTACATCCTTAAGGGTGGCTGCAAAGGCATATGAACGGATTTTTCAGCTTATTATGGAAGAAGGTACCCAAAAAGAAGGACTTTCCGACATGCAGACACGCCAGGAATTGTATGACACGATTTCATTGGATGAGTTTGAGGAATTGGATGGAAATATTGCCAAGACCGTTTTGGATGAATAA
- a CDS encoding bifunctional 2-methylcitrate dehydratase/aconitate hydratase has product MEKLKEQKAVDEILEEIADYVLNKEITSEEAFSTAHHVLIDTLGCGILSLNYPECTKLLGPVVPGTIVPNGARVPGTSYVLDPVQGAFNIGAIIRWLDYNDTWLAAEWGHPSDNLGGILAVADYVSQERLSKGEDPVQMQEVLEMMIKAHEIQGILALENSLNRVGLDHVLYVKVATTAVVTKMLGGGREEIINALSNAWIDNSSLRTYRHAPNTGSRKSWAAGDATSRGVRLALMAVNGEMGYETALSAPGWGFQDVLFNKQELVLSQPLDSYVMENVLFKVSYPAEFHAQTAAEAAIQLYPEVKDRLNEIVQITITTHESAVRIIDKKGTLHNPADRDHCIQYITAVGLLKGGITAEDYEDEAAADPVIDVLRDKMVLKENEAYTEDYLDPEKRSIANAVQVHFEDGTATENIICEYPLGHRFRREEAIPQIRQKYTNNLATKFAKKQLQVIQEISFDYERLISMNVNEFVALFVH; this is encoded by the coding sequence ATGGAAAAATTGAAGGAACAAAAGGCTGTTGACGAAATTTTGGAGGAAATTGCCGATTATGTGTTAAATAAGGAAATAACCAGTGAAGAGGCTTTCTCGACCGCTCATCATGTGTTGATTGATACACTGGGATGCGGTATTCTGTCCTTGAACTATCCGGAATGTACAAAGCTGTTAGGGCCGGTTGTGCCAGGCACGATTGTTCCAAACGGGGCTCGGGTACCGGGGACTTCCTATGTGCTTGATCCTGTTCAGGGGGCATTCAATATTGGGGCCATCATTCGCTGGCTCGATTATAATGATACATGGCTTGCCGCTGAATGGGGGCATCCGTCCGATAATCTTGGCGGTATTTTGGCAGTGGCGGATTATGTCAGTCAGGAACGTCTCAGCAAGGGAGAAGACCCTGTACAGATGCAAGAAGTTCTGGAAATGATGATCAAAGCCCATGAAATTCAGGGGATTCTTGCTCTGGAGAACAGTCTCAACCGTGTTGGGCTTGACCATGTTTTGTATGTAAAAGTCGCCACTACAGCTGTGGTTACAAAAATGCTCGGAGGCGGGCGTGAAGAAATTATTAATGCGTTGTCCAACGCTTGGATTGATAATTCCAGTTTACGTACGTATCGGCATGCACCGAATACCGGTTCGCGAAAATCGTGGGCAGCAGGGGACGCGACCAGCAGAGGTGTTCGGCTGGCGTTGATGGCTGTTAATGGAGAAATGGGCTACGAGACTGCTTTAAGTGCACCTGGCTGGGGATTTCAGGATGTTTTATTTAACAAACAGGAGCTTGTGCTTAGCCAACCGCTTGATAGTTATGTCATGGAAAATGTATTATTTAAAGTATCCTATCCGGCGGAATTTCATGCACAGACAGCAGCAGAAGCAGCAATACAGCTTTATCCTGAAGTTAAAGACCGCCTGAATGAAATTGTTCAGATAACGATTACGACACATGAATCTGCCGTCAGGATCATCGATAAAAAAGGAACTCTTCATAACCCGGCGGACCGGGATCATTGCATTCAGTACATTACCGCGGTGGGACTTTTAAAAGGCGGCATAACGGCAGAGGATTATGAAGATGAAGCGGCTGCTGATCCGGTCATCGATGTGTTACGTGATAAAATGGTTTTAAAAGAAAATGAAGCATACACCGAAGATTATCTTGACCCTGAAAAACGTTCCATTGCGAATGCGGTGCAAGTCCACTTTGAAGACGGAACTGCCACCGAAAACATCATTTGCGAATATCCATTGGGGCACCGGTTCCGCAGGGAGGAAGCAATACCGCAAATACGACAGAAATACACGAATAACCTCGCTACCAAATTTGCAAAAAAACAACTGCAGGTGATTCAAGAAATCAGTTTTGATTACGAAAGATTAATCTCAATGAACGTAAACGAATTTGTGGCGTTATTTGTACATTAG
- the mmgD gene encoding citrate synthase translates to MMKTKDAFVPGLEGVIASETGISLLDTELEKIIIRGYDLIDLSTRKTYTDVVYLLLEGTLPSKAERQALEEKLKGNYQLPATIMDVLKLLPKETHPMDGQRTAISALAGFDLALDDRSLEANKHRAYDLLGKLPAVTVNSYRIINNENPIDPDPLLPYSSNFLYMITGEKPTELEAEIFDRLLLLYSEHEMPNSTFTSRVIASTQSDMYGALTGAVASLKGSLHGGANEAVMCMLNEAGSVDQFVTLLEDKMQRKEKIMGFGHRVYMKKMDPRAAIMKESLKQLCERKGDSQLLDMCEAGETVMAQEKGLYPNLDYYAAPVYWMLGIPIPLYTPIFFSSRTAGLCAHIIEQHENNRLFRPRVKYIGERNL, encoded by the coding sequence ATGATGAAAACAAAGGATGCGTTTGTTCCGGGGTTGGAAGGTGTTATCGCTTCTGAAACGGGAATTTCCCTTTTGGATACGGAACTGGAAAAAATCATTATCAGGGGTTATGATTTGATTGATCTGTCAACAAGAAAAACGTATACCGATGTGGTTTATCTGCTGCTTGAGGGCACATTGCCGTCAAAGGCTGAGCGACAAGCTCTTGAAGAGAAATTAAAGGGGAACTATCAGCTTCCTGCTACGATTATGGATGTGCTCAAATTACTTCCCAAAGAAACGCACCCGATGGATGGTCAGCGGACAGCCATATCCGCTTTGGCCGGGTTTGACTTGGCGCTGGATGACCGTTCGCTTGAGGCGAATAAACATCGGGCATATGACTTATTGGGAAAATTACCGGCTGTAACCGTGAACAGCTACCGGATAATAAATAATGAAAACCCGATTGATCCGGATCCGTTATTACCGTATAGCTCAAACTTTTTGTACATGATTACGGGTGAAAAACCAACGGAATTGGAAGCAGAAATTTTTGACCGATTGCTTCTATTATATAGTGAACACGAAATGCCCAATTCCACGTTTACATCGAGAGTGATTGCTTCGACACAATCAGATATGTACGGAGCACTGACCGGTGCAGTCGCATCGTTGAAAGGAAGTTTGCATGGCGGTGCCAATGAAGCGGTGATGTGTATGTTAAATGAAGCAGGCTCAGTTGATCAATTTGTGACATTACTTGAGGATAAAATGCAACGCAAAGAAAAGATTATGGGGTTCGGGCATCGTGTCTATATGAAGAAAATGGACCCGAGGGCTGCGATCATGAAAGAGTCTTTGAAACAGCTATGCGAGCGCAAAGGTGATTCGCAATTGCTTGATATGTGTGAAGCAGGGGAAACTGTTATGGCGCAGGAAAAAGGACTATATCCGAATCTCGATTATTATGCTGCTCCTGTCTATTGGATGCTTGGGATTCCTATTCCGTTATACACACCAATCTTTTTCAGTTCCAGAACGGCTGGACTATGTGCACACATTATTGAACAGCATGAAAACAATCGCCTGTTCAGGCCAAGGGTGAAATACATAGGTGAGCGGAATTTGTGA
- a CDS encoding LysR family transcriptional regulator yields the protein MKLQDWKMLDALYATGNITQASKRLFLSQPTLTSRIRSLEDYYGVKLIIRKQRGITFTPEGEVLARHAKKMLHEQINIEEKLNNMKEQVAGTLRVGVSNFFALNKMPKLLRLFKQTYPNVEFQVVTGWSSEMYRRILNHDVHISFIKGNYSWKDNKELLYEEEICIASPWDFTWETLPDFPRIDYNTDEKMRHIVDNWWYNNYKQHPNINIQVNQVETCKEMIVNGLGYAILANLVVRPHPELVTKPLHYPSGETITRKTWMYYHEDSLQMNLVHAFVKFIRELDVKGL from the coding sequence ATGAAACTGCAGGATTGGAAAATGCTTGATGCGTTGTATGCCACCGGGAACATCACACAGGCATCGAAACGTCTCTTTCTTTCACAGCCAACACTTACATCAAGGATCAGAAGCCTTGAGGATTATTACGGGGTAAAACTTATCATCAGAAAGCAAAGAGGAATTACTTTTACACCCGAGGGGGAAGTGCTCGCGCGCCATGCCAAAAAAATGCTCCATGAACAGATAAACATTGAAGAAAAACTGAACAACATGAAAGAACAAGTTGCCGGCACGCTAAGAGTCGGGGTTTCCAATTTCTTTGCGCTGAATAAAATGCCGAAACTGCTGCGGCTTTTTAAGCAAACCTATCCGAACGTGGAGTTCCAGGTGGTGACCGGCTGGAGCAGTGAAATGTACCGGCGGATTTTAAATCATGATGTCCATATCAGCTTTATCAAAGGGAATTATAGCTGGAAAGACAACAAAGAACTGCTCTATGAGGAAGAAATATGCATTGCGTCACCATGGGATTTTACATGGGAAACGCTACCGGATTTTCCCCGCATTGATTATAATACGGATGAAAAAATGCGGCATATCGTCGATAATTGGTGGTATAACAACTATAAACAACATCCCAACATAAACATACAGGTCAATCAGGTCGAAACCTGTAAAGAAATGATTGTTAACGGTCTTGGCTATGCCATTTTGGCCAACCTTGTTGTGCGACCACATCCTGAATTGGTGACCAAACCGCTGCATTATCCTTCAGGTGAGACCATCACGCGAAAAACCTGGATGTATTATCACGAAGATTCGCTGCAGATGAATCTTGTCCATGCGTTTGTGAAATTTATCCGGGAACTGGATGTGAAAGGATTGTAA
- a CDS encoding ornithine--oxo-acid transaminase has translation MASSKEIIEQTEHYGAHNYHPLPIVVAEAEGVWVKDPEGNKYMDMLSAYSAVNQGHRHPKIIGALKDQADKVTLTSRAFHNELLGPWTKRVAEITGKDKVLPMNTGVEAVETSIKAARRWAYEVKGVEDNKAEIIAARGNFHGRTLNAISLSDDPGATKDYGPFVPNINKVEYGDADAIRKAITPNTAAIIVEPIQGEAGIIIPPEGYLKEIRKICDENNVLFIADEVQTGFARTGKMFACEWEGVTPDIFVMGKALGGGVMPVSAIAANKDIMDVFTPGSHGSTFGGNPLACAVSMAALDVIEEEKLVERSLELGEYFEKALSKIDNPELKEIRVRGLFIGVEFNHPVRKYCEALKEEGVLCKETHENTIRFAPPLVIEKEDLDWAIEKVSKVLSK, from the coding sequence ATGGCATCGTCTAAAGAAATTATTGAACAGACAGAGCATTATGGTGCGCATAATTATCATCCGCTGCCGATAGTCGTTGCAGAAGCGGAAGGTGTATGGGTGAAAGATCCTGAAGGCAATAAATACATGGATATGTTGAGTGCTTATTCTGCTGTAAACCAGGGCCATCGTCATCCGAAAATTATTGGTGCGCTGAAAGATCAGGCGGACAAAGTAACGTTGACATCCCGTGCGTTCCATAATGAATTGCTCGGACCATGGACCAAACGAGTTGCAGAAATAACCGGAAAAGATAAAGTGCTGCCTATGAACACTGGTGTGGAAGCTGTCGAGACAAGTATTAAAGCTGCACGCCGGTGGGCATATGAAGTAAAAGGAGTGGAAGATAACAAAGCAGAAATCATCGCTGCGAGAGGAAACTTCCATGGCCGGACGTTAAACGCAATTTCTTTATCCGATGATCCCGGTGCTACTAAGGATTACGGTCCATTTGTACCAAACATTAACAAAGTGGAATACGGAGATGCTGATGCAATCCGTAAGGCAATCACACCAAACACTGCTGCTATAATTGTAGAGCCAATCCAGGGTGAAGCAGGCATTATCATTCCGCCAGAAGGATATTTAAAAGAAATCCGTAAAATCTGTGATGAAAATAATGTATTGTTCATTGCTGATGAGGTGCAAACTGGTTTTGCACGTACCGGTAAAATGTTTGCATGCGAATGGGAAGGAGTCACTCCGGATATTTTTGTGATGGGTAAAGCTCTAGGCGGCGGCGTCATGCCGGTATCAGCAATTGCTGCCAACAAAGATATTATGGATGTTTTCACACCGGGTTCACATGGTTCAACATTCGGTGGAAACCCACTGGCATGTGCTGTGTCAATGGCTGCGCTTGATGTAATTGAAGAGGAAAAGTTGGTTGAACGTTCACTGGAACTTGGTGAATACTTTGAAAAAGCATTGAGCAAGATTGACAATCCGGAATTGAAGGAAATTCGTGTTCGCGGACTGTTTATCGGAGTTGAATTTAATCATCCGGTCCGCAAATATTGTGAAGCACTGAAGGAAGAAGGCGTGTTGTGTAAAGAAACACACGAAAACACAATTCGTTTTGCACCGCCATTGGTTATTGAAAAAGAGGACCTTGACTGGGCGATTGAAAAAGTGAGTAAAGTTCTTTCCAAGTAA
- the pruA gene encoding L-glutamate gamma-semialdehyde dehydrogenase, with amino-acid sequence MLTRYKHEPFTDFKVEENRQTLDAGMKTIQAELGKNYDLLIGGERVSTEQKITSINPGNKEEVIGTVAKAGKEEAEKAIQAAAEAFKTWKYTKAVDRANILIRAAAIVRRRKAEFTALLIKEAGKPWKEADADIAEGIDFMEYYARQMIELDQGKDVNSRIGEYNRYMYIPTGVAVTIPPWNFAFAIMVGTTVAPLVTGNTTILKPASATPVIAAEFVDVLVEAGMPDGVINFLPGSGGEVGDYLVDHPKTALITFTGSRDVGTRLYGRAAAVQEEQNHLKRVIVEMGGKDTVVVDKEADIDVAVESIVTSAFGFSGQKCSAGSRAVVHEDVYDEVLDKVVKRTNELTVGETTTPDMYMGPVIDQGAYDKIMDYIEIGKQEGKLAAGGEGDNSTGFFIQPTVFADVDIEARIMQEEIFGPVVAFAKAKDFDEALDMANNSEYGLTGAVISRNREHLNKATMEFDVGNLYFNRNCTGAIVGYQPFGGFKMSGTDSKAGGPDYLALHMMAKTVSETY; translated from the coding sequence ATGTTAACACGATATAAACACGAACCATTTACAGATTTTAAAGTTGAAGAAAATCGTCAAACACTGGACGCCGGAATGAAAACAATCCAGGCGGAACTGGGAAAAAATTATGATCTTCTAATTGGTGGCGAGCGTGTTTCCACCGAGCAAAAAATTACTTCCATTAATCCCGGAAATAAAGAAGAAGTTATTGGAACGGTAGCGAAAGCAGGCAAGGAAGAAGCTGAAAAGGCAATTCAGGCTGCTGCTGAAGCGTTTAAAACATGGAAATATACAAAAGCAGTGGACCGTGCCAACATTTTGATTCGCGCGGCGGCCATTGTACGTCGCAGAAAAGCTGAATTCACGGCGCTGCTTATTAAAGAAGCAGGTAAACCGTGGAAGGAAGCAGATGCAGATATTGCAGAAGGTATCGACTTCATGGAATATTACGCCCGTCAGATGATTGAACTGGATCAGGGTAAAGACGTAAACAGCAGAATCGGCGAATACAATCGATACATGTACATTCCAACGGGGGTTGCCGTTACGATTCCGCCATGGAACTTTGCATTCGCAATTATGGTCGGTACAACTGTTGCACCACTTGTAACAGGAAATACGACGATTCTGAAACCGGCAAGTGCCACACCTGTCATTGCAGCTGAGTTTGTTGATGTCTTAGTGGAAGCAGGTATGCCGGATGGCGTCATCAATTTCCTTCCCGGAAGCGGCGGGGAAGTCGGTGATTACTTGGTCGATCATCCAAAAACTGCTTTAATTACGTTTACCGGCTCCCGTGATGTTGGTACACGTCTGTATGGCCGTGCTGCAGCTGTCCAGGAGGAGCAAAACCATCTGAAACGTGTTATTGTGGAAATGGGTGGAAAGGATACTGTTGTTGTTGACAAAGAAGCCGATATTGATGTTGCAGTAGAATCAATTGTAACCTCTGCATTTGGATTCTCCGGGCAAAAGTGTTCTGCCGGATCCCGTGCTGTCGTGCATGAAGATGTCTATGATGAAGTGCTCGATAAAGTTGTGAAGCGCACAAATGAACTGACCGTGGGCGAAACAACGACACCTGATATGTATATGGGTCCTGTTATTGATCAGGGTGCTTATGATAAAATTATGGATTATATTGAAATTGGCAAACAGGAAGGAAAACTTGCTGCCGGCGGCGAAGGAGATAACTCCACAGGCTTCTTTATTCAGCCAACCGTTTTTGCTGATGTCGATATTGAAGCGCGTATTATGCAGGAAGAAATTTTCGGTCCGGTTGTTGCCTTTGCCAAAGCAAAAGATTTTGATGAGGCGCTTGATATGGCCAATAACTCAGAATACGGCTTAACTGGTGCTGTCATTTCCAGAAACCGTGAGCATCTGAATAAAGCAACGATGGAGTTCGATGTTGGGAACCTGTATTTCAACCGAAACTGTACAGGTGCGATTGTTGGATACCAGCCATTCGGCGGATTTAAAATGTCCGGTACTGATTCCAAAGCAGGCGGTCCGGATTATTTGGCACTGCACATGATGGCAAAAACAGTATCTGAGACATACTAG
- a CDS encoding sigma-54 interaction domain-containing protein, giving the protein MNKDDTQSLIHMNDLYKQLLNEVNVGVHAINAQGKTIIYNKKMMEIESMESADVLGKNVLDVFSFNENQHSTLVHALKTGKVTKDVRQTYFNNKGEEITTINNTFPIVRNGKITEAVEIAKDVTQLEHVIKENVLRKKNSSYTFDQIIGDSPEFTSVIEEAKLGTRTASSVLIVGETGTGKELFAQSIHNGSDRSGASFIAQNCAAIPESLMESLLFGTKKGAFTGAIDSPGLFEQADGGTLLLDEINSLDAALQAKLLRAIQEKTIRRIGDTQDKKVDVRIIATVNDDPADILANNHIRKDLFYRLSVITLHIPPLRERKQDIIPLSQEFIHKYNALFHMNVRKISEDAIALLYQHDWPGNVRELEHTIEGAMNLIIDEEEIQTHHLPIRFRKRYQSSEDDSPEQDVTNNTSRSLHATISEVEKNYIKQVLAETNHNVTQAAKKLGISRQSLQYRIRKYTI; this is encoded by the coding sequence ATGAATAAAGATGATACACAGTCGTTAATTCATATGAATGATTTATATAAACAACTGCTCAATGAAGTGAATGTCGGGGTTCATGCGATAAACGCACAGGGAAAAACAATCATTTATAATAAAAAGATGATGGAAATTGAGTCGATGGAAAGTGCCGATGTGCTTGGCAAAAATGTATTGGATGTCTTCTCCTTCAATGAAAATCAGCACAGCACCCTTGTGCATGCACTGAAAACCGGGAAAGTTACCAAGGACGTCAGACAAACATATTTCAATAACAAAGGTGAAGAAATTACTACGATTAATAATACATTTCCGATTGTAAGAAACGGAAAAATTACTGAAGCTGTCGAGATTGCCAAAGATGTAACTCAGTTGGAACACGTCATCAAGGAAAATGTGCTGCGGAAGAAAAACAGCAGTTATACATTTGATCAGATTATTGGGGACAGCCCAGAATTCACCTCGGTTATCGAAGAAGCCAAACTCGGCACACGCACAGCTTCATCCGTGCTAATTGTCGGGGAAACCGGTACAGGTAAGGAATTGTTTGCCCAAAGCATCCATAATGGCAGCGATAGGTCTGGCGCATCTTTTATTGCCCAAAACTGTGCGGCAATCCCGGAGAGCCTGATGGAAAGTTTGCTGTTTGGGACCAAAAAAGGCGCATTTACGGGAGCTATCGATTCACCAGGCCTTTTCGAGCAGGCAGACGGCGGAACTTTACTGCTTGATGAAATCAACTCACTTGATGCCGCACTTCAGGCCAAACTGTTACGGGCAATTCAGGAAAAAACAATCAGAAGAATCGGTGATACACAAGATAAAAAAGTCGACGTACGCATTATCGCAACCGTGAACGATGATCCAGCAGATATTCTGGCAAACAATCACATCCGCAAAGACCTGTTTTACCGGCTTAGTGTTATCACCCTTCATATCCCGCCATTACGGGAACGAAAACAAGACATTATACCGCTGTCACAGGAATTCATCCATAAATATAACGCATTATTCCACATGAACGTCCGGAAAATCAGCGAAGACGCAATCGCCCTTCTCTACCAGCATGATTGGCCGGGAAATGTGCGGGAGCTGGAGCACACCATTGAAGGCGCCATGAATCTGATTATTGATGAGGAAGAAATCCAGACACACCATCTGCCAATCCGGTTCCGGAAAAGGTATCAGAGCAGTGAAGATGACAGCCCCGAACAGGATGTAACAAATAACACTTCCCGATCACTGCATGCGACAATCAGCGAAGTGGAAAAAAACTACATCAAACAAGTGCTGGCTGAAACCAATCACAATGTTACACAAGCTGCAAAGAAACTTGGCATCAGCAGACAGAGTCTTCAATATCGGATTAGAAAATACACAATTTAA